A single Dethiosulfovibrio peptidovorans DNA region contains:
- a CDS encoding sugar ABC transporter permease → MEFWPIITQIFPYAMALTMPLLITSLGGLFSERSGVVNIGLEGLMVIGFFASAIVVRGLEQTSPNWAIPLGLLAAVVSGAAFSLLHAFASINLNADQIISGTAINLMASALTVYLARTMTGSGNIRIQSGIIRRDIPGLSEIPGIGPLLFSQTYWTTWVVLLILAVSWFLLYRTSFGLHLRACGEHPSAAASAGINVYRMRYLAVITSGALSGLGGGIILVTYAGEFNGTVAGLGFLALAALIFGQWKPLGILGATFFFGFATTIANVSQVIPELAVAPPLLLKSFPYLVTLVALVLFSKSSRAPKAAGRPYYPGQG, encoded by the coding sequence ATGGAGTTCTGGCCCATCATCACCCAGATATTCCCCTACGCCATGGCGCTGACCATGCCGCTTCTCATCACGTCCCTCGGCGGCCTGTTCAGCGAAAGAAGCGGCGTGGTCAACATCGGCCTGGAGGGCCTCATGGTCATCGGTTTTTTCGCCTCGGCCATCGTCGTTCGAGGTCTTGAACAGACCTCCCCGAACTGGGCAATCCCACTGGGGCTTCTGGCTGCGGTCGTTTCGGGGGCGGCGTTTTCCCTGCTTCATGCCTTCGCCTCTATCAACCTTAACGCCGACCAGATCATCAGCGGAACAGCCATCAACTTGATGGCCTCGGCCCTGACCGTTTACCTAGCTCGAACCATGACCGGCAGCGGCAACATCCGAATCCAAAGCGGCATCATTCGCCGTGATATCCCAGGACTCTCTGAAATCCCCGGCATCGGCCCCCTTCTCTTCAGTCAAACCTACTGGACCACCTGGGTCGTGCTTCTCATTCTGGCGGTTTCGTGGTTTCTCCTGTATCGCACGTCCTTCGGGCTCCATCTTCGGGCATGCGGCGAACACCCTTCAGCTGCTGCATCGGCAGGCATCAACGTGTACAGGATGCGGTATCTTGCCGTCATCACATCTGGGGCCCTCTCTGGACTGGGAGGTGGGATCATCCTCGTCACCTACGCAGGAGAGTTCAACGGTACCGTTGCGGGCCTGGGATTCCTCGCTCTGGCGGCCCTCATCTTCGGTCAATGGAAACCCCTGGGTATCTTGGGAGCTACCTTCTTCTTCGGCTTCGCCACCACCATCGCCAACGTCTCACAGGTCATCCCCGAGCTGGCCGTTGCCCCTCCATTGCTTCTGAAAAGTTTCCCATATCTGGTGACCCTGGTGGCGTTGGTTCTCTTCTCCAAGTCATCCAGGGCTCCAAAAGCAGCGGGACGCCCCTACTACCCCGGACAGGGGTAA
- a CDS encoding serine hydroxymethyltransferase (catalyzes the reaction of glycine with 5,10-methylenetetrahydrofolate to form L-serine and tetrahydrofolate), producing MFFNAAIALAKSDQELSAILREEACRQEHQIELIASENFVSPEVLATMASVLTNKYAEGYPNKRYYGGCEVVDKAEDLAIERAKKLFGCDHVNVQPHAGSQANMGVYFSVLNPGDTILAMNLSHGGHLTHGSPVNFSGKLYNVIPYGVRKDTETIDFDEVHRLAKEHKPKMIVCGASAYPREIDAELFRKIADEVGAYLMFDIAHIAGLVATGYHKNPVPFCDFVTTTTHKTLRGPRGGMIMCTAEMAKKVDSAIFPGMQGGPLMHIIAAKAAAFGEALRPDFKEYQRRVVENASALAEALMKRDFHLVSGGTDNHLMLLNLTNKGVTGKAAQQALDEAGLTVNKNTVPFETLSPFVTSGVRIGTPAVTTRGFGRDEMVRIADWIQRVVSDVENGSVLKAVRSEVLELCRAKPLHAELCSF from the coding sequence ATGTTTTTCAACGCAGCGATTGCGCTGGCAAAATCCGATCAGGAGCTTTCGGCTATCCTTCGCGAGGAAGCGTGTCGCCAGGAGCACCAGATCGAGCTCATTGCATCGGAAAATTTCGTGTCTCCAGAGGTCTTGGCTACAATGGCGTCCGTTCTGACCAACAAGTACGCTGAGGGCTATCCCAACAAGCGGTATTACGGCGGATGTGAGGTTGTGGACAAGGCCGAGGATCTGGCCATTGAGCGAGCCAAAAAGCTCTTCGGATGCGATCATGTCAACGTTCAGCCCCATGCGGGGAGCCAGGCAAATATGGGCGTGTATTTCTCGGTCCTCAATCCTGGAGATACCATCCTGGCCATGAACCTGAGTCACGGCGGGCACCTGACCCACGGTTCACCGGTCAACTTCTCGGGGAAGCTGTATAACGTCATCCCCTACGGCGTTCGAAAGGATACCGAGACTATCGACTTCGACGAGGTCCATCGCCTGGCTAAGGAACACAAACCTAAGATGATCGTCTGTGGTGCGAGTGCCTATCCCAGAGAGATTGACGCCGAGCTTTTCAGGAAAATCGCCGACGAAGTTGGAGCGTATCTCATGTTCGACATTGCCCATATCGCTGGTTTGGTGGCGACCGGGTACCATAAAAACCCCGTTCCCTTCTGCGATTTCGTCACCACTACGACCCATAAAACTCTTCGGGGGCCTCGAGGCGGTATGATCATGTGCACCGCAGAGATGGCTAAAAAAGTCGATTCGGCCATATTTCCGGGCATGCAGGGTGGGCCTTTAATGCACATTATCGCAGCCAAGGCCGCGGCCTTTGGAGAGGCTCTTCGTCCCGATTTCAAGGAATATCAGAGACGTGTCGTGGAGAACGCCTCGGCATTGGCCGAGGCGCTTATGAAGCGTGATTTCCACCTGGTCTCGGGGGGCACGGATAATCATCTTATGTTGCTCAACCTGACGAATAAGGGGGTCACAGGCAAGGCTGCTCAGCAGGCGCTGGACGAGGCAGGGCTCACCGTCAACAAGAACACCGTTCCCTTTGAGACTCTCAGTCCCTTTGTGACCAGTGGCGTCCGAATAGGGACACCGGCCGTGACCACCCGAGGCTTTGGTCGGGACGAGATGGTCAGGATTGCCGATTGGATCCAGCGTGTTGTTTCCGACGTAGAGAACGGATCGGTTCTGAAAGCGGTCCGCTCTGAGGTCTTGGAGCTCTGTAGAGCGAAGCCTCTTCACGCCGAACTTTGCAGCTTTTAG
- a CDS encoding amidohydrolase, whose translation MDKDTIKRQVCQAIDEYGERAINLARDVEREPELGFKEFKTSQKIQDFLTSLGLAPQTHLARTGVKATLSCGTPGPTAAILGELDGIICSNSPKADPETGATHTCGHHLQLGALIAAAAGFAASGVSEHLAGRITFFAVPAEEFIEIGERNDMRSRGEIGFLGGKQELVRLGAFDDIDMAMMVHAGTDMPESSVGIGETGNGFIAKTIQYIGKATHAAAAPHEGVNALNAAILGINGIHAMRETFIDDDHVRVHFIITKGGDTVNSIPADVRMEAYVRGKTLDSINGTHAKFDRAFRAGGDAVGASTEIHTIPGYLPLACNPEMNDLFGTNAEALLSSSHVHRVGHFNASTDMGDICHLMPAIHPYTGGVQGALHSKEFTVLDYEAAVLVPAKAMAMTVIDLLADGAQKGGELLHRYVPLMTKKRYLEILEGYFS comes from the coding sequence ATGGATAAAGATACCATCAAACGACAGGTCTGTCAGGCCATCGACGAATACGGCGAACGAGCGATAAACCTGGCACGGGACGTGGAACGAGAACCTGAGTTGGGTTTTAAAGAGTTTAAAACCTCACAGAAGATTCAGGACTTCCTCACGTCCCTCGGACTGGCACCTCAAACTCATCTCGCCCGAACCGGGGTCAAGGCAACCCTGTCCTGTGGAACACCAGGACCGACTGCGGCCATCCTGGGCGAGCTGGACGGCATCATCTGCTCGAATAGTCCCAAAGCGGATCCGGAGACAGGAGCTACCCACACTTGCGGACATCACCTTCAACTTGGTGCCCTCATTGCCGCCGCTGCCGGCTTTGCCGCCTCGGGCGTTTCTGAACATCTGGCCGGTCGTATCACTTTCTTTGCTGTCCCTGCCGAGGAGTTCATCGAGATCGGCGAGCGAAACGACATGAGATCACGAGGAGAGATCGGTTTCCTCGGAGGAAAACAGGAACTCGTTCGACTTGGGGCTTTCGACGATATTGATATGGCGATGATGGTCCACGCCGGCACTGACATGCCCGAGTCCTCAGTAGGGATCGGCGAGACGGGCAACGGGTTCATCGCCAAGACCATTCAATACATCGGCAAAGCCACCCACGCAGCAGCCGCTCCCCACGAAGGTGTGAACGCCCTGAACGCCGCGATCTTGGGGATTAACGGCATTCACGCCATGAGAGAGACTTTTATAGACGACGACCACGTTCGAGTCCACTTCATCATCACCAAGGGCGGCGATACTGTAAACTCCATCCCGGCAGACGTTCGAATGGAAGCCTACGTTCGAGGCAAAACTCTGGACAGCATCAACGGAACCCACGCCAAGTTCGACCGGGCCTTTCGGGCCGGTGGAGACGCGGTGGGAGCGTCGACCGAGATTCACACCATTCCAGGTTATCTTCCCCTGGCCTGCAACCCCGAGATGAACGACCTTTTCGGTACAAACGCCGAAGCTCTCCTCTCATCCTCTCACGTCCACCGAGTGGGGCACTTCAACGCCTCCACCGACATGGGAGATATTTGCCACCTCATGCCGGCTATTCATCCCTACACAGGCGGTGTCCAGGGGGCGCTGCACTCTAAAGAGTTCACTGTTCTGGATTACGAAGCCGCTGTGCTCGTTCCAGCTAAAGCCATGGCCATGACCGTTATCGATCTCCTGGCAGACGGGGCACAGAAGGGAGGAGAACTGCTGCATCGATATGTCCCCCTTATGACAAAAAAGCGATACCTGGAGATCCTGGAGGGATATTTTTCATAA
- a CDS encoding sugar ABC transporter permease, whose protein sequence is MRNKGSSLLISLSAIALGLLAGALLMAAIGSDPMEGYFFLFKGALMNVERLGNTLATAVALALTGLSVAFAFKTGLFNIGAAGQMLIGGLCATAVALTVSIPRPLLLTMTIFSGFAGGALWGAVPGFIKARFNVHEVVATIMMNWIAYWVVYYTVPACFKGSYLETESQIIPETASLKTPWLTAMFDGSFINLGIFIALLAVIVIHVVLKKTTLGYELKAVGYNRDAAQYAGIRVERNMMLSMAIAGGLAGLAGTAFYTGYASNMQIGVLPSQGFDGIAVALLGATEPWGVLGSSLFFGILHSGKGFMNAMTDIPPEISDTIIATVIYFTATSVLFSRVWGYFRRTKARATRDDGHPVEEGA, encoded by the coding sequence ATGAGGAACAAAGGAAGCTCTCTGCTCATCTCCCTGTCGGCCATCGCCCTTGGCCTGCTGGCAGGGGCCTTGCTGATGGCCGCCATAGGAAGCGACCCGATGGAGGGATATTTCTTTCTCTTCAAGGGCGCGCTCATGAACGTTGAGCGTCTGGGCAACACCCTGGCAACGGCAGTCGCACTCGCGCTCACGGGGCTATCCGTAGCCTTCGCCTTCAAGACGGGGCTCTTCAACATCGGTGCGGCGGGACAGATGCTCATAGGTGGTTTATGTGCAACCGCCGTGGCCCTCACCGTCTCAATTCCAAGACCGTTGCTTCTTACGATGACGATCTTCTCGGGCTTCGCCGGGGGAGCTCTCTGGGGAGCAGTTCCGGGATTTATCAAGGCCAGGTTCAACGTCCACGAGGTGGTCGCCACCATCATGATGAACTGGATCGCCTACTGGGTGGTCTACTACACCGTCCCGGCGTGCTTCAAAGGCTCGTACCTGGAGACCGAATCTCAGATCATTCCCGAAACAGCTTCTCTCAAGACACCCTGGCTCACAGCAATGTTTGACGGCTCCTTCATCAATCTGGGAATATTCATCGCCCTTCTCGCTGTGATCGTCATCCACGTCGTCCTCAAAAAAACGACCCTCGGATACGAGCTCAAAGCCGTGGGATACAACCGCGACGCCGCGCAATATGCAGGCATTCGGGTGGAACGAAACATGATGCTGTCCATGGCCATCGCAGGCGGACTGGCTGGTCTGGCCGGAACCGCCTTCTACACGGGCTACGCCTCGAACATGCAGATCGGCGTCCTCCCCTCCCAGGGATTCGACGGCATCGCTGTGGCCCTTTTAGGAGCAACCGAACCCTGGGGTGTTCTGGGCTCATCTCTGTTCTTCGGAATTCTCCACTCGGGCAAGGGTTTTATGAATGCGATGACCGACATACCTCCAGAGATTTCGGACACCATCATCGCCACGGTTATCTACTTCACGGCCACCAGCGTTCTTTTCAGTCGGGTCTGGGGATATTTCCGACGCACAAAGGCTCGGGCCACACGAGACGACGGCCACCCCGTCGAGGAAGGAGCATAA
- a CDS encoding BMP family ABC transporter substrate-binding protein has translation MVWGTVGYAASLKVGMVTDAGTIDDKSFNQGTWEGVLRAQKELGVKVKYLKPGGTTEADYLKEISNLYDAGYRCIVTPGFKFETSIYKAQAKYPKAKFVLLDGQPHKGDYAPDVKKNTVAILFAEHEAGFMAGVAAALQIKKGDVGFIGGMEIPAVQRFNWGFQQGVAYSNETYGTTVNMNPDNFVYQGTFSDVAAGQQLAASMFDRDVNVVFAAAGGVGVGVINEAKSRARGGEPAWVVGVDVDQYPDGIYDGTHSIILTSATKKIANATFDMVKADLEGSFPGGQTMIFNASNDGVGLPAENPNLREDVQKKMDQIFAKIKSGEIKVSKERGDLFR, from the coding sequence ATGGTTTGGGGGACGGTGGGCTATGCTGCCTCCCTGAAGGTAGGCATGGTCACCGATGCTGGGACGATAGACGACAAATCCTTCAACCAGGGGACATGGGAAGGTGTTCTTCGGGCTCAGAAAGAACTGGGGGTTAAGGTAAAGTACCTCAAGCCCGGTGGCACCACCGAGGCGGACTATCTCAAGGAGATAAGTAACCTGTATGATGCCGGATATCGGTGCATTGTCACTCCGGGGTTCAAATTCGAGACCAGTATCTATAAGGCCCAGGCCAAGTATCCCAAGGCCAAATTTGTTCTCCTGGACGGTCAGCCCCACAAGGGTGACTATGCTCCCGATGTGAAGAAAAACACCGTGGCTATCCTCTTTGCGGAGCATGAAGCGGGCTTCATGGCTGGTGTCGCAGCTGCCCTTCAGATCAAAAAAGGCGATGTGGGCTTTATCGGTGGTATGGAGATCCCCGCAGTTCAGAGGTTCAACTGGGGATTTCAGCAGGGCGTCGCTTATTCCAACGAAACGTATGGGACGACCGTGAACATGAACCCAGATAACTTCGTGTATCAGGGAACTTTTTCCGACGTGGCGGCAGGGCAACAGCTTGCGGCCTCCATGTTTGATCGGGATGTGAACGTTGTCTTCGCCGCTGCCGGCGGTGTGGGCGTTGGGGTTATCAACGAGGCTAAATCTCGAGCTCGTGGCGGGGAGCCGGCCTGGGTTGTGGGGGTCGACGTGGATCAATACCCCGACGGAATCTACGATGGTACCCACTCCATCATTCTGACCTCGGCAACCAAGAAAATCGCCAACGCCACCTTTGACATGGTGAAGGCAGATCTTGAGGGGAGCTTCCCCGGCGGTCAGACCATGATCTTCAACGCCTCCAACGACGGCGTTGGCCTCCCTGCAGAAAACCCGAATCTCAGGGAAGACGTGCAAAAAAAGATGGACCAGATCTTTGCCAAGATCAAGTCCGGCGAGATAAAGGTCTCTAAAGAGCGGGGGGATTTGTTCCGGTAA
- a CDS encoding thymidine phosphorylase — translation MRMPEIIRAKQMGGELSRKEIDFFVEEYTRSRIGDDQAAALCMAIWFQGMNARETGDLTLAMVNSGDSVDLSAIPGIKVDKHSSGGVADTTTIAVAPLVAACGGVVAKMSGRGLGHSGGTLDKLESIPGYKVYQEMDDFFRIVDACGASVIGQTASLAPADKKLYALRDVTSTVDSMPLIASSIMSKKLAAGSDRILLDVKWGSGAFMPDVTSAKQLARIMVEIGYHGGKPTKALVTDMNQPLGNAVGNALEIMEAVEILRDENHGDLRNLVVLLATEMLVMGEVFGDSPTAEKAVLRALKDGRALEKFQEMIELHGGDPRVCGDFSRLPKARRIVPVPARRSGYVCAMDTAALGTASVLLGAGRERKEDAIDPAVGFWMKVRLGDFVERGDALAEFHVNDRINEEAAERLFVNGIILGDQRPDLGSLVAAVIQR, via the coding sequence ATGCGTATGCCTGAGATCATTCGGGCGAAACAGATGGGGGGTGAGCTTTCTCGCAAGGAGATCGACTTTTTCGTGGAGGAATACACCCGGAGTCGAATAGGTGACGATCAGGCGGCAGCCCTGTGCATGGCCATATGGTTTCAGGGGATGAATGCTCGCGAAACTGGTGATCTCACCCTGGCTATGGTGAATTCGGGTGATTCTGTTGACCTCTCGGCCATACCGGGAATCAAAGTGGACAAACACAGCTCCGGGGGTGTGGCCGATACGACGACCATCGCCGTGGCTCCGTTGGTGGCAGCGTGCGGAGGAGTGGTCGCCAAGATGTCCGGGCGAGGGCTGGGGCACAGCGGAGGAACTTTGGACAAGCTGGAGTCCATCCCGGGGTATAAGGTCTATCAGGAGATGGACGACTTCTTTCGGATTGTGGACGCCTGCGGGGCCTCGGTTATCGGGCAGACGGCGTCTCTGGCCCCTGCGGACAAGAAACTGTATGCCCTTCGGGACGTTACCTCCACAGTGGACTCTATGCCTCTCATTGCATCCAGTATCATGAGTAAGAAGCTGGCGGCCGGAAGCGACCGGATTCTTCTGGACGTCAAGTGGGGGAGTGGGGCTTTTATGCCTGATGTGACCAGTGCGAAGCAGCTGGCCCGTATCATGGTGGAGATCGGGTATCATGGGGGTAAACCCACGAAAGCTTTGGTGACCGACATGAATCAGCCTTTGGGGAACGCCGTGGGCAACGCCCTTGAGATTATGGAAGCCGTTGAGATCCTGCGAGACGAGAACCACGGCGATCTTCGAAACCTCGTTGTGCTTCTGGCGACGGAGATGCTGGTTATGGGAGAGGTCTTTGGGGATAGCCCAACCGCCGAAAAGGCTGTGTTGCGGGCTTTAAAAGATGGCCGGGCTCTGGAGAAATTTCAGGAGATGATCGAACTCCACGGTGGCGATCCTCGGGTATGTGGTGATTTTTCGCGTCTTCCCAAAGCTCGTCGGATCGTTCCCGTGCCGGCCCGGCGGTCAGGATATGTCTGTGCTATGGATACCGCGGCGCTGGGAACCGCATCGGTCCTCCTGGGGGCTGGACGGGAACGAAAGGAAGACGCAATCGACCCGGCGGTCGGTTTTTGGATGAAAGTCCGTCTCGGTGATTTTGTAGAGAGGGGAGATGCTTTGGCTGAATTCCACGTCAATGACAGAATCAACGAGGAAGCCGCCGAGAGGCTTTTCGTGAACGGGATCATCTTAGGAGATCAGAGGCCGGATCTTGGATCTCTCGTTGCAGCGGTGATACAGAGGTAA
- a CDS encoding heme ABC transporter ATP-binding protein: MEYVVEMKHIRKEFPGVVANDDITLQVRPGEIHALLGENGAGKSTLMGVLFGLHHPDEGIIRIKGKEVRITNPNIANNLGIGMVHQHFKLVQTFTVTENIILGNEGSIILNRSEATKKIEALSERYGLNIDGNAKIEDISVGMQQRVEILKMLYRDADVLIFDEPTAVLTPQEIDELMEIMARLIGEGKSIILITHKLREIKAVAHRCTVIRRGRYVGTVDVANTTQEEMASMMVGREVVFKVDKAPAIPGDVVLDVRNLTVIGDRKTKALTNVSLQVRSGEIVGIAGVDGNGQTELVEAITGLRSVTSGDILLKGKSISSMPRRQRNELGIAHIPEDRHKHGLVLQFSVGENLVLKDYYRPPFSSRGFLNFDEIRSHGERIMELFDVRAGQGVDSAAFGLSGGNQQKAIVGREMDGNPELLLAVQPTRGLDVGAIEYIHRRLVEQRDRGKAVLLVSLELDELFNLSDRLVVFGAGQVVGTASIDEVDEAQVGLMMAGIERRDAS; encoded by the coding sequence ATGGAATACGTGGTCGAGATGAAGCACATCCGAAAAGAGTTTCCCGGCGTGGTGGCAAACGACGACATCACCCTTCAGGTCCGTCCGGGAGAGATCCACGCACTGCTTGGGGAAAATGGAGCCGGAAAGTCCACCCTTATGGGAGTGCTCTTCGGCCTCCATCACCCAGACGAGGGAATCATCCGAATCAAGGGAAAGGAGGTCCGGATTACCAATCCAAACATAGCCAACAATCTGGGGATCGGCATGGTCCACCAGCATTTTAAACTTGTTCAGACCTTCACGGTCACGGAGAACATCATCCTGGGCAACGAAGGCTCCATCATCCTGAACCGATCGGAGGCGACCAAAAAAATAGAGGCCCTGTCCGAGAGATACGGTCTGAACATCGACGGAAACGCAAAAATTGAGGACATCTCCGTGGGGATGCAACAACGGGTTGAAATTCTGAAGATGCTCTATCGCGACGCGGACGTGCTTATCTTCGACGAACCTACGGCGGTACTCACTCCTCAGGAGATCGACGAGCTCATGGAGATCATGGCGAGACTCATTGGTGAGGGAAAGTCTATAATTCTAATCACTCATAAGCTTCGAGAAATCAAGGCTGTTGCTCATCGTTGTACCGTCATCCGGCGCGGACGATATGTGGGTACGGTCGACGTGGCGAACACCACTCAGGAGGAGATGGCCTCCATGATGGTGGGTCGGGAGGTCGTTTTTAAGGTGGACAAAGCCCCGGCCATTCCCGGCGATGTGGTCTTGGACGTCAGAAACCTGACCGTCATAGGCGACCGAAAAACCAAGGCACTGACGAACGTCTCGCTCCAGGTTCGATCCGGAGAGATCGTTGGGATCGCAGGGGTGGACGGTAACGGCCAAACCGAGCTTGTCGAGGCCATCACCGGCCTCCGTTCAGTGACGTCGGGCGACATCCTTCTGAAGGGAAAATCCATCTCGTCCATGCCGCGTCGGCAGAGAAACGAGCTGGGCATCGCTCATATTCCCGAGGATCGACATAAGCATGGGCTTGTTCTCCAGTTCTCCGTAGGTGAAAACCTCGTTCTCAAGGACTACTACCGTCCCCCCTTCTCGTCCAGAGGTTTTCTGAACTTCGACGAGATTCGTTCACACGGGGAACGGATCATGGAGCTTTTCGACGTTCGAGCAGGACAGGGCGTCGATTCCGCTGCCTTCGGACTCTCGGGGGGAAACCAGCAAAAGGCGATCGTCGGACGGGAGATGGACGGAAACCCCGAGCTTCTCCTCGCCGTTCAACCCACGAGGGGGCTGGATGTCGGAGCGATCGAATACATTCATCGCCGCCTTGTGGAACAACGGGACAGGGGTAAGGCTGTTCTTCTGGTGTCCCTTGAGCTGGACGAACTCTTCAATCTCTCAGACCGTCTGGTGGTTTTCGGAGCCGGTCAGGTGGTGGGGACGGCGTCAATCGACGAGGTGGACGAGGCGCAGGTTGGTCTCATGATGGCGGGTATCGAAAGGAGAGATGCCTCATGA
- the crcB gene encoding fluoride efflux transporter CrcB, which yields MCAGAFGALSRYAVSGWIQERFGGAFPWGTMTVNVLGCFIFGFIWTLANERYLLPNSVSFIVLTGFAGAFTTFSTMTFEIFSLASTSAVAWAVGYLLGSQILGMGAVWIGTVVARML from the coding sequence ATGTGTGCCGGTGCATTTGGAGCGCTTTCCCGATATGCCGTATCGGGCTGGATTCAGGAACGGTTCGGCGGAGCCTTTCCCTGGGGGACGATGACGGTCAACGTCTTGGGTTGCTTCATCTTCGGCTTTATCTGGACCTTGGCTAACGAACGCTATCTTCTGCCGAACTCGGTGAGCTTTATCGTCTTGACGGGATTTGCAGGAGCTTTCACAACATTTTCCACCATGACTTTTGAGATCTTCAGTCTTGCCTCGACCTCTGCGGTCGCTTGGGCTGTAGGGTATCTCTTGGGGAGCCAAATCCTGGGAATGGGAGCTGTCTGGATCGGAACGGTTGTGGCTCGAATGCTCTAA
- a CDS encoding DUF340 domain-containing protein: MKFFEVAVVLLIVAVMSLIGNLVGFHNGIVESLPGMAFLVLLCMVGVLLGKIIPGNIPSVAWIVLIGCIMTYPDFPGAATLSAWVKKVHFLSLTTPILAYAGLAVGKDLDLLKKAGWRIVVVSIVVFIGTYIASALIAQGILSATGQL; this comes from the coding sequence ATGAAGTTCTTCGAGGTCGCCGTCGTTCTTCTCATCGTGGCGGTTATGAGCCTGATCGGCAACCTGGTCGGGTTTCATAACGGCATCGTCGAATCCTTGCCCGGGATGGCCTTTCTCGTCCTGCTGTGCATGGTAGGGGTACTGCTGGGCAAGATAATTCCGGGGAACATCCCAAGTGTGGCCTGGATCGTCCTCATCGGATGCATCATGACCTACCCCGATTTTCCCGGAGCAGCAACTCTGAGCGCCTGGGTCAAGAAGGTTCACTTCCTGTCGCTCACTACTCCCATCCTGGCTTACGCCGGTCTGGCCGTGGGTAAGGACCTGGACCTGCTCAAAAAAGCGGGATGGCGCATCGTGGTGGTGTCCATCGTCGTTTTCATTGGCACCTATATCGCTTCGGCTCTGATCGCCCAGGGTATCCTGAGCGCTACAGGGCAGCTTTGA